One segment of Anastrepha obliqua isolate idAnaObli1 chromosome 3, idAnaObli1_1.0, whole genome shotgun sequence DNA contains the following:
- the LOC129242988 gene encoding paramyosin, short form isoform X2: protein MALTYRLRPSRTRHLAHTYEDNYGYTMNYYQPMLDYLDAKTKQLNVNPPHLPWSSERGLRQFRPSNPVRRYDADEVLRLSRACAHRADEILLDFRVRKRTPFSVIKLADAARVHKHIEPDSVVERSRERRRRRQQDLEDLIRQDTIRLLHRIHRMELDNDCVRMTDEFKRSIRGKSATAIAQALISESERNIKSAKREEEDFLSQALIRSSRAASRARSGSPEGRISSHAYHIELMDERLVDKLDHRVSSSLYNVKRQLSTLNQKTVEFYADSRCGINDKCWICRKVMRTHPKLKDYSYIYWQ, encoded by the coding sequence ATGGCGCTCACGTACAGACTGCGCCCCTCGCGCACTCGCCATTTAGCGCATACCTATGAGGACAACTATGGCTACACAATGAACTACTATCAGCCCATGCTCGACTACTTGGATGCGAAAACAAAGCAACTGAATGTAAATCCACCGCACTTGCCTTGGTCAAGTGAACGCGGTCTGCGACAGTTTCGCCCCTCGAATCCCGTGCGTCGCTACGACGCAGATGAAGTGTTGCGCCTGTCGCGTGCTTGTGCCCATCGTGCAGATGAAATTTTACTTGACTTTCGCGTTAGGAAGCGAACGCCATTCAGTGTGATAAAACTCGCCGACGCAGCGCGTGTTCACAAGCATATTGAACCGGATTCGGTAGTAGAACGCTCACGTGAACGTCGTCGTCGCCGTCAGCAGGATTTAGAGGATCTAATACGTCAAGACACTATACGATTACTACATCGCATACACAGAATGGAGTTAGACAATGATTGTGTCCGCATGACGGACGAATTCAAGCGTTCGATTCGCGGCAAATCCGCCACTGCCATTGCTCAAGCATTGATCTCGGAATCGGAACGCAACATCAAGAGCGCCAAGAGGGAAGAAGAGGACTTTCTCTCACAGGCCCTAATACGTTCAAGTCGGGCTGCAAGCCGTGCACGCTCCGGTTCGCCGGAGGGTCGCATCTCTTCGCATGCCTATCATATTGAACTGATGGATGAGCGTCTCGTCGATAAGCTCGACCACCGCGTCTCCTCGTCGTTGTACAATGTGAAGCGTCAGTTGTCGACGCTCAATCAAAAGACGGTGGAATTCTACGCTGATTCCAGGTGTGGCATAAATGATAAGTGTTGGATATGTCGTAAGGTGATGCGTACGCATCCCAAACTGAAGGACTATAGTTATATATATTGGCAGTAA
- the LOC129242988 gene encoding paramyosin, short form isoform X3 produces the protein MALTYRLRPSRTRHLAHTYEDNYGYTMNYYQPMLDYLDAKTKQLNVNPPHLPWSSERGLRQFRPSNPVRRYDADEVLRLSRACAHRADEILLDFRVRKRTPFSVIKLADAARVHKHIEPDSVVERSRERRRRRQQDLEDLIRQDTIRLLHRIHRMELDNDCVRMTDEFKRSIRGKSATAIAQALISESERNIKSAKREEEDFLSQALIRSSRAASRARSGSPEGRISSHAYHIELMDERLVDKLDHRVSSSLYNVKRQLSTLNQKTVEFYADSSKQTAIEIEQLNARVIEAETRLKTEVQRIKKKLQVQITELEMSLDVANKTNIDLQKVIKKQSLQLTELQAHYEDVQRQLQVTLDSYNVAQRRLTALNGELEEVRSNLDSALRAKRTVELQYEEAQTRINELSIVNVNLVSLKSKLEQELSVVAADYEEVTKELRISDERYQKVQVELKHSIELVHEEQERVVKLETIKKSLEVEVKNLAIRLEEVELNAVAGSKRIISKLEARVRDLELELEEEKRRHAETIKILRKKERTVKEVMVQCEEDQKNIILLQEALDKSTAKVNLFKRQLAEQEGMSQQSVTRVRRFQRELEAAEDRAECAESNLNIIRAKHRTFVTTSTVPGSQVYIQETTRTITE, from the exons ATGGCGCTCACGTACAGACTGCGCCCCTCGCGCACTCGCCATTTAGCGCATACCTATGAGGACAACTATGGCTACACAATGAACTACTATCAGCCCATGCTCGACTACTTGGATGCGAAAACAAAGCAACTGAATGTAAATCCACCGCACTTGCCTTGGTCAAGTGAACGCGGTCTGCGACAGTTTCGCCCCTCGAATCCCGTGCGTCGCTACGACGCAGATGAAGTGTTGCGCCTGTCGCGTGCTTGTGCCCATCGTGCAGATGAAATTTTACTTGACTTTCGCGTTAGGAAGCGAACGCCATTCAGTGTGATAAAACTCGCCGACGCAGCGCGTGTTCACAAGCATATTGAACCGGATTCGGTAGTAGAACGCTCACGTGAACGTCGTCGTCGCCGTCAGCAGGATTTAGAGGATCTAATACGTCAAGACACTATACGATTACTACATCGCATACACAGAATGGAGTTAGACAATGATTGTGTCCGCATGACGGACGAATTCAAGCGTTCGATTCGCGGCAAATCCGCCACTGCCATTGCTCAAGCATTGATCTCGGAATCGGAACGCAACATCAAGAGCGCCAAGAGGGAAGAAGAGGACTTTCTCTCACAGGCCCTAATACGTTCAAGTCGGGCTGCAAGCCGTGCACGCTCCGGTTCGCCGGAGGGTCGCATCTCTTCGCATGCCTATCATATTGAACTGATGGATGAGCGTCTCGTCGATAAGCTCGACCACCGCGTCTCCTCGTCGTTGTACAATGTGAAGCGTCAGTTGTCGACGCTCAATCAAAAGACGGTGGAATTCTACGCTGATTCCAG CAAACAAACTGCCATCGAAATCGAGCAATTGAATGCTCGCGTCATTGAAGCCGAGACTCGCTTGAAGACCGAAGTCCAACGCATCAAGAAGAAGTTGCAGGTGCAAATCACCGAACTGGAAATGTCCTTGGATGTGGCCAACAAGACCAACATTGACTTGCAGAAGGTTATCAAGAAGCAGTCATTGCAATTGACCGAATTGCAAGCCCACTACGAGGATGTTCAACGCCAGTTGCAGGTTACTTTAGATTCGTACAATGTGGCTCAGCGCCGCTTGACTGCACTTAACGGTGAACTGGAAGAAGTCCGCTCGAATTTGGACAGCGCTTTACGTGCTAAGCGCACTGTTGAATTGCAGTACGAGGAGGCGCAGACCCGCATCAATGAACTGAGCATCGTCAACGTCAACTTGGTGTCGTTGAAGTCGAAGTTGGAGCAAGAATTGTCGGTTGTTGCCGCAGATTACGAGGAAGTCACCAAAGAATTGAGAATCAGTGACGAACGTTACCAGAAGGTTCAG GTTGAATTGAAGCACTCCATTGAATTGGTGCATGAGGAACAAGAGCGCGTCGTCAAATTGGAAACCATCAAGAAGTCTCTGGAAGTCGAAGTCAAG AACTTGGCCATTCGTCTGGAAGAGGTTGAGCTGAACGCTGTCGCTGGCAGCAAGCGCATCATCAGCAAGTTGGAGGCACGCGTACGCGACTTGGAACTGGAGTTGGAGGAAGAGAAGAGGAGACACGCCGAGACCATCAAGATCTTGAGAAAGAAGGAACGCACCGTCAAGGAAGTCATGGTACAATGCGAGGAGGACCAGAAGAACATTATCTTGTTGCAGGAAGCTTTGGACAAGTCTACCGCCAAGGTTAACTTGTTCAAACGTCAATTGGCCGAACAG GAGGGTATGTCCCAACAGTCCGTGACCCGCGTCCGCCGTTTCCAGCGTGAACTTGAAGCTGCCGAAGATCGTGCCGAATGCGCCGAGTCCAACTTGAACATAATCCGCGCCAAGCATCGCACATTCGTCACCACCTCCACTGTTCCCGGCTCCCAGGTCTACATTCAGGAGACAACAAGAACGATCAccgaataa
- the LOC129242988 gene encoding paramyosin, long form isoform X1: MSSSQAVRSSKYSYRATSTGPSGADISIEYSADLAALSRLEDKIRLLQDDLEAERELRQRIEREKADLSVQVIQMSERLEEAEGGAEHQFEANRKRDVELLKLRKMLEDVHLESEETAILLKKKHNEIITDFQEQVEILTKAKSRAEKEKSKFQAEIYEYISQIESYNKERIVTSKHVERLEVSISELNVKIEELNRTVIDITSHKTRLSQENIELIKDVQDLKSQLDTVSYSKSQVISQLEDARRRLEDEDRRRSMLESSLHQVESELESTRIQLEEESEARIDLERQLVKANADAISWQNKYQTEAAARAEEVEEIRRKYQVRITELEEHVETLIVKINNLEKQKTRLASEVEVLIIDLEKSNNTCRELTKSVNTLEKHNIELKSRLDETILLYETSQRDLKNKHADLQRTIHELEKVKDANSQFARENKKLGDDLHEAKGTISELTRRLHELELELRRLENERDELTAAYKEAEAGRKAEEQRAQRLSADFNQYRHDAERRLAEKDEEIEAIRKQTAIEIEQLNARVIEAETRLKTEVQRIKKKLQVQITELEMSLDVANKTNIDLQKVIKKQSLQLTELQAHYEDVQRQLQVTLDSYNVAQRRLTALNGELEEVRSNLDSALRAKRTVELQYEEAQTRINELSIVNVNLVSLKSKLEQELSVVAADYEEVTKELRISDERYQKVQVELKHSIELVHEEQERVVKLETIKKSLEVEVKNLAIRLEEVELNAVAGSKRIISKLEARVRDLELELEEEKRRHAETIKILRKKERTVKEVMVQCEEDQKNIILLQEALDKSTAKVNLFKRQLAEQEGMSQQSVTRVRRFQRELEAAEDRAECAESNLNIIRAKHRTFVTTSTVPGSQVYIQETTRTITE, encoded by the exons ATCGAGCGTGAGAAAGCCGATCTCAGCGTTCAAGTCATTCAGATGTCCGAACGTCTCGAGGAAGCTGAAGGTGGCGCTGAACATCag TTCGAGGCAAATCGCAAGCGTGATGTCGAATTATTGAAGCTCCGCAAAATGCTTGAGGATGTCCACCTCGAATCCGAAGAAACTGCCATTCTTCTGAAGAAGAAGCACAACGAAATTATCACGGATTTCCAAGAACAAGTCGAAATCCTAACGAAAGCGAAGTCTCG GGCTGAGAAGGAGAAATCCAAATTCCAAGCCGAAATTTACGAATATATCTCCCAAATCGAGTCCTACAACAAGGAAAGGATCGTTACCAGCAAGCATGTCGAAAGGCTGGAAGTATCCATCTCCGAGTTAAATGTGAAGATTGAGGAATTGAACCGCACTGTTATCGATATTACATCACATAAGACCCGCCTGTCGCAAGAGAACATTGAATTGATCAAGGACGTCCAAGATCTCAAGTCCCAACTGGACACTGTCTCATATTCCAAGAGCCAAGTCATCTCTCAATTGGAAGATGCTCGCCGCCGATTGGAAGATGAAGACCGTCGTCGTTCTATGTTGGAATCTTCTCTTCATCAAGTTGAAAGCGAATTGGAATCGACTCGCATCCAACTCGAAGAAGAATCAGAAGCACGTATTGACTTGGAACGTCAGTTGGTCAAAGCCAATGCTGATGCTATTTCCTGGCAAAACAAATACCAGACTGAAGCAGCTGCTCGCGCAGAGGAGGTCGAAGAAATCCGTCGTAAGTACCAAGTGCGCATCACCGAGCTCGAGGAACATGTTGAAACACTGATCGTAAAGATCAACAACTTGGAAAAACAAAAGACTCGCTTGGCCAGCGAAGTTGAAGTGCTCATTATCGATTTGGAGAAATCGAACAACACTTGCCGCGAATTGACCAAATCCGTCAACACCTTGGAGAAGCACAACATTGAATTGAAGAGCCGTCTCGATGAAACAATCTTGCTGTACGAGACTAGCCAACGTGATCTGAAGAACAAACATGCCGATTTGCAACGCACCATTCATGAATTGGAGAAGGTCAAGGATGCTAACAGCCAATTCGCACGTGAGAACAAGAAATTAGGAG ATGATCTCCATGAGGCCAAGGGTACAATCAGTGAATTGACCCGCCGTTTGCATGAGTTGGAATTGGAGCTACGTCGTTTGGAGAATGAGCGCGATGAATTGACCGCTGCTTACAAGGAAGCCGAGGCT GGTCGCAAGGCTGAGGAACAACGCGCTCAGCGCTTGTCCGCTGACTTCAACCAGTACCGCCACGACGCCGAACGCCGCCTTGCTGAGAAGGACGAAGAAATTGAGGCTATTCG CAAACAAACTGCCATCGAAATCGAGCAATTGAATGCTCGCGTCATTGAAGCCGAGACTCGCTTGAAGACCGAAGTCCAACGCATCAAGAAGAAGTTGCAGGTGCAAATCACCGAACTGGAAATGTCCTTGGATGTGGCCAACAAGACCAACATTGACTTGCAGAAGGTTATCAAGAAGCAGTCATTGCAATTGACCGAATTGCAAGCCCACTACGAGGATGTTCAACGCCAGTTGCAGGTTACTTTAGATTCGTACAATGTGGCTCAGCGCCGCTTGACTGCACTTAACGGTGAACTGGAAGAAGTCCGCTCGAATTTGGACAGCGCTTTACGTGCTAAGCGCACTGTTGAATTGCAGTACGAGGAGGCGCAGACCCGCATCAATGAACTGAGCATCGTCAACGTCAACTTGGTGTCGTTGAAGTCGAAGTTGGAGCAAGAATTGTCGGTTGTTGCCGCAGATTACGAGGAAGTCACCAAAGAATTGAGAATCAGTGACGAACGTTACCAGAAGGTTCAG GTTGAATTGAAGCACTCCATTGAATTGGTGCATGAGGAACAAGAGCGCGTCGTCAAATTGGAAACCATCAAGAAGTCTCTGGAAGTCGAAGTCAAG AACTTGGCCATTCGTCTGGAAGAGGTTGAGCTGAACGCTGTCGCTGGCAGCAAGCGCATCATCAGCAAGTTGGAGGCACGCGTACGCGACTTGGAACTGGAGTTGGAGGAAGAGAAGAGGAGACACGCCGAGACCATCAAGATCTTGAGAAAGAAGGAACGCACCGTCAAGGAAGTCATGGTACAATGCGAGGAGGACCAGAAGAACATTATCTTGTTGCAGGAAGCTTTGGACAAGTCTACCGCCAAGGTTAACTTGTTCAAACGTCAATTGGCCGAACAG GAGGGTATGTCCCAACAGTCCGTGACCCGCGTCCGCCGTTTCCAGCGTGAACTTGAAGCTGCCGAAGATCGTGCCGAATGCGCCGAGTCCAACTTGAACATAATCCGCGCCAAGCATCGCACATTCGTCACCACCTCCACTGTTCCCGGCTCCCAGGTCTACATTCAGGAGACAACAAGAACGATCAccgaataa
- the LOC129242540 gene encoding chorion protein S16: MFRLTVCLVMVACLSTWVSAYGSAPPPSGYDSSSGAQAVPLPANVEAQAAALTNAAGAKATAAKINALKWDLLNLYGYETGYPQLVTKYGPLTSLLAAALPPRSFVGKIDGAFVRDYYGNIQHIGESTIGVVAI; the protein is encoded by the exons atgttCCGCCTCACAGTTTGTTTGGTTATGGTTGCTTGTTTGTCCACGTGGGTTTCAGCATATGGTTCTGCTCCGCCTCCAAGTGGCTATGACTCATCTTCAGGTGCCCAGGCTGTGCCATTGCCCGCGAACGTTGAAGCTCAAGCAGCAGCGTTGACGAATGCCGCTGGAGCCAAGGCGACCGCTGCCAAAATCAACGCTCTCAAATGGGATTTGCTCAACTTGTACGGCTACGAAACTGGCTACCCACAGTTAGTCACAAAGTACGGACCATTGACCTCATTGCTCGCTGCTGCGCTACCCCCACGCAGTTTTGTAGGAAAGATCGATGGTG CCTTCGTGAGAGATTATTACGGTAATATCCAGCATATCGGCGAAAGCACGATCGGTGTTGTGGCAATCTGA